The following proteins are encoded in a genomic region of Reichenbachiella sp.:
- a CDS encoding metal ABC transporter ATP-binding protein: MIVNVEDPVLEIHDLTVTYSRKPVLWGVDLTLPKGALVGVIGPNGAGKSTLIKAIMEIVPLSSGWVELLGQPIEQVRNRVSYVPQKESVDWDFPASVRDVVVMGRYAELGLFKRPRKADYEAADYALEQVNMQQFANRQISQLSGGQQQRVFLARALAQNAEIYFMDEPFAGVDAATEKAIINILKTMSDEGKTVIVVHHDLQTVSQYFDWVVQLNTRLVASGPVEEAFTQELLQETYGGKLSILSEVGNLLKKQQFPTRDLT, from the coding sequence ATGATTGTAAATGTAGAAGACCCGGTTTTAGAAATTCACGATCTAACAGTCACCTATAGTCGAAAACCTGTATTATGGGGAGTTGACCTCACCTTACCTAAAGGGGCATTAGTTGGTGTTATTGGACCTAATGGAGCAGGAAAATCCACACTTATAAAGGCCATCATGGAGATTGTCCCTTTGAGTAGTGGCTGGGTTGAGCTTTTAGGCCAACCTATTGAGCAGGTTCGAAACAGAGTGAGCTACGTTCCTCAGAAAGAATCTGTAGACTGGGATTTCCCCGCCTCTGTTCGTGATGTTGTCGTCATGGGGCGGTATGCAGAATTAGGACTATTCAAACGACCTCGAAAAGCCGATTATGAGGCTGCTGATTATGCTCTTGAGCAAGTAAACATGCAGCAGTTTGCCAATAGACAAATTAGTCAACTGTCCGGTGGGCAGCAGCAAAGAGTATTTCTGGCTCGTGCACTGGCACAAAATGCTGAGATCTACTTCATGGATGAGCCATTTGCAGGAGTAGATGCCGCCACTGAAAAAGCTATTATCAACATTCTTAAAACGATGTCCGATGAAGGCAAAACAGTTATCGTCGTTCATCACGACTTGCAAACAGTATCTCAATATTTCGATTGGGTGGTACAACTTAACACCAGACTGGTTGCCTCAGGACCGGTTGAAGAAGCGTTTACACAAGAGCTATTGCAAGAAACGTACGGTGGCAAACTGAGTATCCTTTCAGAAGTAGGGAATCTTTTAAAGAAACAGCAATTTCCAACTCGTGATTTGACTTGA
- a CDS encoding metal ABC transporter solute-binding protein, Zn/Mn family, with the protein MKNYKYIFVLVCIIAFNACQPNSNTRNGKLKVVTTTGMIYDAVINIAGDSVDAQALMGPGVDPHLYKATQGDLKKLQEANLIFYNGLHLEGKMGEVFEKLGRIKPVRAITENIPPSNFRASELYPGTYDPHIWFDVSLWKEAVKNIQKYLNEVDEKNKAYYDQNATNYLRQLDSLHTAVSQSIAQIPEKQRLLITAHDAFGYFGDAYGIEVNGLQGISTLSEPGLKDVADLVNLIVENKIKAVFIETSVSKKAINAVVEGCKQKGHQVAIGGSLYSDAMGPFGQFEGTYIGMVHTNVETIVNALK; encoded by the coding sequence ATGAAAAACTACAAATACATATTCGTCCTCGTTTGCATCATTGCTTTCAATGCCTGCCAGCCTAATAGCAATACGCGTAACGGTAAACTAAAAGTGGTCACTACTACAGGCATGATCTATGATGCCGTGATCAATATTGCTGGAGATAGTGTTGACGCCCAAGCACTCATGGGGCCTGGTGTTGATCCACATTTATACAAAGCTACCCAAGGGGACTTGAAGAAACTCCAAGAGGCTAACCTTATATTTTATAATGGATTGCATCTAGAAGGAAAAATGGGTGAGGTATTTGAGAAGTTAGGACGGATTAAACCAGTACGAGCGATTACTGAGAATATCCCACCTTCCAATTTTCGTGCTAGTGAATTATATCCCGGTACCTATGATCCCCATATTTGGTTTGATGTATCACTTTGGAAAGAGGCAGTAAAGAATATCCAAAAGTATCTAAATGAAGTGGATGAGAAAAACAAAGCATACTACGATCAAAATGCTACTAATTATCTTCGACAATTAGATTCACTGCACACTGCAGTTAGCCAATCGATAGCTCAGATTCCCGAGAAACAAAGGTTGTTAATTACTGCTCACGATGCCTTTGGGTATTTCGGAGATGCCTACGGAATTGAAGTAAATGGCCTTCAAGGCATATCTACACTATCCGAACCAGGACTCAAAGATGTGGCCGATCTGGTTAACCTGATTGTAGAGAACAAAATCAAAGCAGTATTTATCGAAACTTCCGTTTCAAAAAAGGCTATTAATGCTGTAGTAGAAGGTTGTAAACAAAAGGGACATCAAGTAGCTATCGGCGGTAGTCTGTACTCAGATGCCATGGGGCCCTTCGGACAATTTGAAGGCACCTATATAGGAATGGTTCACACCAATGTAGAAACAATTGTAAACGCACTGAAATGA
- a CDS encoding iron chelate uptake ABC transporter family permease subunit produces MEDLITFFSFQNPNIRFVTGGSVLLAISSALVGCFTFLKKKALVGDAVAHAVLPGICLAFLLSGTKNPIYLITGAFITGWLSLILIDVITRKSKIKEDTAIGLILSVFFGVGILLLTMIQHSGNAAQTGLDSFLFGKAAALVGDDLVIFSVISICLLLGVILLYKEFALISFDEDFAKSIGFPVKRLELALTTLTVLAVVTGIQAVGVVLMAAMLITPAAAARFWTNKLSIMLLLAAIFGAFSGVSGAYISYVAPSMPTGPWIVMVISMIALTSFFIAPEKGILYKLIRQSKIKKRILTENILKLFYQLGEMDSNFEEQRNIEQIQAKRPIRTPALLSGLNRLSQQGFLKHHKGSWQLTDQGQKKGQRIVKLHRLWEVYLTKYLRIAPDHVHEDADNIEHILTPELEARLEALLQYPTSDPHESVIPYNKPIKN; encoded by the coding sequence ATGGAAGATTTAATCACATTCTTTTCATTTCAAAATCCAAACATCAGGTTTGTGACTGGTGGGTCGGTATTGCTGGCTATCAGTTCTGCGCTGGTGGGCTGCTTTACTTTTCTTAAGAAAAAAGCACTTGTTGGTGATGCAGTTGCCCATGCCGTATTACCGGGAATCTGTCTAGCCTTTCTCCTGTCCGGAACAAAAAATCCAATTTATCTCATAACTGGAGCCTTTATTACTGGTTGGCTTTCCTTAATCTTAATAGATGTAATCACACGAAAGTCAAAGATCAAGGAAGACACCGCCATTGGCCTTATTCTCTCCGTCTTTTTTGGCGTGGGAATTTTGCTATTAACAATGATTCAGCATTCTGGAAATGCTGCTCAAACCGGTTTAGATTCTTTTTTATTTGGTAAAGCAGCTGCTCTGGTGGGCGATGACCTGGTCATATTTAGTGTGATTAGTATTTGCTTACTTCTGGGGGTAATTCTTCTTTACAAGGAATTTGCCTTGATCTCGTTTGATGAAGACTTTGCTAAGTCCATCGGATTCCCAGTTAAACGACTGGAATTGGCCTTGACAACATTAACCGTCCTTGCCGTGGTCACAGGTATACAAGCAGTTGGCGTCGTACTTATGGCTGCCATGCTCATTACTCCTGCAGCGGCTGCACGTTTTTGGACCAACAAACTTAGTATTATGCTACTATTGGCTGCTATTTTCGGAGCTTTCTCAGGGGTGAGTGGTGCTTATATTTCTTACGTTGCGCCATCTATGCCCACGGGTCCATGGATTGTGATGGTCATTTCCATGATTGCCTTGACTTCTTTCTTCATTGCTCCCGAAAAAGGCATTCTATACAAACTCATTCGTCAGTCGAAGATCAAAAAACGAATTCTAACAGAGAACATCCTCAAACTGTTTTATCAATTGGGTGAAATGGACAGCAATTTTGAAGAACAAAGGAATATTGAGCAAATTCAAGCCAAACGCCCAATCAGGACTCCTGCCCTACTATCAGGCCTCAACCGATTAAGCCAACAAGGTTTTTTGAAACATCATAAAGGAAGCTGGCAGTTAACTGACCAAGGACAGAAGAAAGGACAAAGAATTGTGAAACTGCACCGTCTATGGGAGGTTTATTTGACCAAATACTTACGCATAGCTCCTGATCATGTGCATGAAGATGCCGACAACATCGAGCACATACTAACTCCAGAATTGGAAGCTCGCTTGGAAGCACTATTGCAGTATCCGACAAGCGATCCGCATGAGTCAGTAATACCTTACAACAAACCTATCAAAAACTAA
- a CDS encoding metal-dependent transcriptional regulator — protein MLSHAEENYLKAIYHLSQADKSDVSTNAIAEVLQTKPASVSDMIKKLSDKGFVNYQKYKGVNVSVKGRKEALQIIRKHRLWEVFLVDKLQFKWDEVHEIAEQLEHIKSPILTQKLDKFLGHPRIDPHGDPIPDERGEIVVGKKVPLSEINIGKTVLVTGVDDSDSEFLSHLDKIQIALGTKIVVMEKNSFDGSMQIQMVNDQVIFISKQVADNLLVTE, from the coding sequence ATGCTGAGTCACGCAGAAGAGAATTATTTGAAAGCCATTTACCATTTGTCTCAAGCAGACAAATCGGATGTTTCCACTAATGCCATTGCAGAAGTTCTGCAAACTAAACCAGCATCGGTTAGTGATATGATTAAGAAACTTTCCGATAAAGGATTTGTCAATTACCAGAAATACAAGGGGGTGAATGTATCTGTTAAGGGAAGAAAAGAAGCGCTCCAAATAATCAGAAAGCATAGACTTTGGGAAGTTTTCTTAGTTGACAAACTTCAATTTAAGTGGGACGAAGTGCATGAGATCGCTGAACAATTAGAACATATTAAGTCCCCTATCCTAACTCAAAAGCTCGACAAATTTTTAGGGCATCCTAGAATCGATCCACATGGAGATCCAATTCCGGATGAACGTGGAGAAATTGTAGTAGGCAAGAAAGTTCCATTATCAGAAATCAATATTGGTAAAACTGTTTTGGTAACTGGGGTCGATGATTCTGATTCTGAGTTTCTATCACATCTTGACAAAATTCAGATTGCCTTAGGAACCAAAATAGTTGTCATGGAGAAAAATTCATTTGACGGATCCATGCAAATACAAATGGTCAACGACCAAGTCATATTTATTTCAAAACAAGTGGCAGACAACTTATTAGTAACCGAATGA
- a CDS encoding thioredoxin-like domain-containing protein, translated as MNHYRHLFILFLFLTLLNSGFAQKAESEKRPYRIELTIDGLEDSVAYLGYYMGNKRYVLDTTSIDNKGNMVFENKKAIKTGVYFLYTGSYTMEFLVDRSLDFELKTKMATTYQDLEVINSEDNEQFRAFQLTMIDHQTKVKELTESLDSTSVRSDTARVREEIAKLTERNSIKRDSLLETFGDTFMGQILIMMAKSPELEIESDSLTIDQKKSQYNYYKDHFFDGLDFESEGLLRTPNFYGKVKEYIDRVTFQNPDSIIASIDHVLAKCKNNPELYRYWMGSFFGEYQNPKIMGMDKVFVHLSDNYYLNGKVDWADSTLLAELSKEMTFLRENQIGLKAPQMYLLDTLENRKSLYNIKSDYLVLYFYDPDCGHCKKKTPVLYDLYKKMEGDFDVAAVTVGTDTKKWKDFIKKFGLDGWINLGDPYYKSNFRVQYNVRSTPQVYIVDKDKTIIAKKLDVEQIEGFINDRKRMDKLSQ; from the coding sequence ATGAATCATTACAGACACTTATTTATACTCTTTTTGTTTTTGACATTGCTTAATTCTGGATTTGCTCAAAAGGCTGAGTCAGAAAAAAGACCATATAGAATCGAGTTAACCATTGACGGACTCGAGGATTCAGTAGCCTACCTAGGTTACTATATGGGCAACAAAAGATATGTCTTGGATACCACGTCTATTGATAATAAGGGAAATATGGTATTCGAAAATAAGAAGGCGATCAAAACAGGGGTGTATTTTCTATACACTGGAAGCTATACGATGGAGTTTTTGGTAGATCGATCATTGGACTTCGAACTGAAAACTAAAATGGCTACCACTTATCAAGATCTTGAAGTGATAAATTCTGAGGATAATGAACAGTTTAGAGCATTTCAACTAACGATGATTGACCATCAAACCAAGGTGAAAGAGCTAACAGAGTCGTTGGACTCTACCAGTGTAAGGAGCGACACGGCTCGTGTACGAGAAGAAATAGCTAAACTAACTGAACGAAATAGTATAAAACGAGATAGTTTGCTTGAGACATTTGGGGATACTTTTATGGGCCAAATTTTGATTATGATGGCCAAGTCTCCGGAACTAGAAATAGAAAGTGATTCTCTGACTATAGATCAAAAAAAATCACAATACAATTATTACAAAGATCATTTTTTTGATGGCCTCGATTTTGAGTCTGAAGGCTTGCTTAGAACTCCGAATTTTTATGGAAAAGTAAAAGAGTATATAGATCGCGTAACTTTCCAGAATCCAGACTCAATAATTGCTTCAATTGATCATGTTTTAGCTAAATGCAAAAACAATCCTGAGCTTTATAGATATTGGATGGGTAGTTTTTTTGGAGAATATCAAAATCCAAAAATCATGGGCATGGATAAGGTATTTGTACACTTGTCCGATAACTATTACTTGAATGGAAAGGTTGATTGGGCAGACAGTACCCTACTTGCAGAATTGAGTAAGGAGATGACTTTTCTCCGCGAAAATCAAATAGGTCTAAAAGCTCCACAGATGTATCTATTGGATACTTTAGAAAATAGGAAGAGTTTATATAATATAAAGTCTGATTATCTGGTATTGTATTTTTATGATCCTGATTGTGGACACTGCAAAAAGAAGACTCCAGTTCTGTATGATTTGTACAAAAAAATGGAAGGAGATTTTGATGTGGCTGCAGTTACTGTTGGAACGGATACCAAAAAGTGGAAGGATTTTATTAAAAAGTTTGGATTGGATGGATGGATCAACCTAGGGGATCCGTATTACAAAAGTAATTTTAGAGTCCAGTACAATGTACGAAGCACCCCGCAGGTTTATATTGTAGATAAAGACAAAACTATCATCGCAAAAAAGCTAGATGTAGAACAAATAGAAGGCTTTATTAATGATAGAAAAAGGATGGACAAGCTATCTCAGTAG
- a CDS encoding metal ABC transporter permease: MDALYIISAGSLVAVTCGLLGCFLILRKMAMVGDAISHAVLPGIVLAFLISGSRDSVIMLLGAGIIGILTTVLIEFFHKKGNLQTDASIGVTFTWLFALGVILISVFANEVDLDQDCVLHGEIAYVPLDLWITESGLILGPRVLYVSGFVFLVILGFIILGYKELYLTTFDPAFATAIGISTVLWHYLLMAAVSLTTVASFESVGAILVVAFLIAPPATAYLLTSSFPRMLLLTVILGIVVSAAGYYLAVLLDGSIAGAMSSVAGILFLIAFLFSPTEGVITTRIRQKTIKPNA, encoded by the coding sequence ATGGATGCACTTTATATCATATCGGCTGGATCATTAGTAGCAGTTACATGCGGCTTATTGGGTTGTTTCTTGATTTTGAGAAAAATGGCCATGGTGGGCGATGCTATATCTCATGCTGTGCTACCAGGTATCGTTCTAGCTTTTTTGATTAGTGGAAGTAGAGATTCGGTAATCATGTTGCTAGGTGCTGGAATCATTGGAATTCTCACCACAGTATTAATTGAGTTTTTTCATAAGAAAGGAAATCTTCAAACCGACGCTTCCATTGGAGTTACCTTCACCTGGTTATTTGCGCTTGGAGTTATCCTTATTTCCGTTTTTGCCAATGAAGTGGATTTAGACCAAGACTGTGTTCTACACGGCGAAATAGCTTATGTGCCTCTCGATTTGTGGATTACAGAATCAGGGTTGATCTTAGGCCCTAGAGTATTGTATGTTTCGGGATTTGTTTTTCTTGTAATTCTCGGCTTCATCATTTTAGGCTACAAGGAGTTGTATCTCACTACATTTGACCCTGCTTTCGCTACGGCCATTGGTATTTCCACCGTACTATGGCACTATTTATTAATGGCCGCCGTTTCACTTACTACTGTGGCGTCATTTGAATCAGTGGGCGCCATATTAGTTGTAGCATTTTTGATTGCTCCACCAGCTACCGCTTATTTACTCACCAGCAGCTTCCCTCGAATGCTCTTACTAACTGTCATACTCGGTATTGTTGTTTCTGCAGCAGGTTATTATTTGGCAGTTTTGCTAGACGGATCCATTGCAGGGGCTATGTCATCTGTTGCCGGTATATTATTCCTAATTGCCTTTTTGTTTTCACCCACTGAAGGAGTAATAACCACAAGAATTCGCCAAAAAACGATTAAACCTAACGCTTGA
- a CDS encoding response regulator, whose amino-acid sequence MIFLLTALPCTFSQAQNLTFQKDESFNQFVKAYDSLIYSNELDLAYDLLLEESDDLLSNEIYSSLYYQLLYKKLKSEYLGGNYLESISTAREFLSSYNQRDTLMAYTYYYLGNGYYRFEDYDIAMDCYFKANKIFQETSKFNEVANLTSNIGSIYSNLQEYDQALSYYLKSQQTLIKYGLAPDPYTYAQIARLNTRLRKFDLAKQYLDSGLHYAKVHNDYDEEYFIYRSLASMFTKQGLLQKAKQYHKKAYDGYVSINDIDNALDCARYLSAIDIRLGNYEEALENCEKHLALAYSSKNMNEIAAFSKKIYEILVKQERYKEAIYIQQSYDEVQDSIDRSQKEKNKYKVQMRLEAEKRTVENELLKQQKITDQETIRAQNTLLLSVCIGLILVIVISLIIYRTYIISKRLNLKIQEQSNRLKQLDEAKSRFFANISHDLRTPLTLIMGGIEQVLKSDDLLLTEKAERQLKTGLLNGERIIHLTNEINELIKLEDGKLTLHKKYIDIDKMLKLFVKMFDSMAQLKGIHLSYSKSIFEGPSVLHIDPSQFEKVLFNLITNALKHTKEDDSVTVALNKKGHNLIIAVIDSGEGIPEQNIPYIFERYYQAPDTTFKTQEGFGIGLALVKEIIQKHGAKIEVKSKLGEGSEFVISMPQENVSVEEITFLPELDFTSRTRGLFKKIDEPIAEQIPVVNLARTSDQKRKTVLIVEDHPEIREYIQNIVEVDYNVLTAPNGQRALKVLDKEEVDLIITDLMMPWFDGFELLERLKENDELKKIPALVLSARTSEEDKTKVLSQGVNDFLCKPFKPEELILRIENLLNQKELWNNNNEGALFINNQETLDDIEKSLLKKVESLIFDRIDDPNLSVNCLADEIAVSERKFYRMIKKMTDSTPFEFIKEIRMQYANKILKEKKISSASEVAKAIGMNNVSHFNTQFKKRFGKTPTEFI is encoded by the coding sequence TTGATCTTTTTACTTACCGCCCTGCCTTGCACATTCAGTCAGGCACAAAATCTCACATTTCAAAAGGACGAATCTTTTAATCAATTTGTAAAAGCCTACGATTCCCTCATCTATTCAAATGAGTTAGACTTGGCCTACGACTTATTGTTAGAAGAATCAGATGACCTCCTTAGCAATGAAATTTACAGCAGCCTATACTACCAGTTGCTTTACAAAAAATTGAAAAGTGAATATCTAGGTGGAAATTACCTGGAATCTATTTCTACAGCCAGAGAGTTTCTTTCCAGTTATAATCAGCGTGATACTTTAATGGCATATACGTACTATTATCTAGGCAATGGATATTATCGCTTTGAAGATTATGACATCGCTATGGATTGTTACTTTAAGGCAAACAAAATTTTCCAAGAAACTTCAAAATTCAATGAAGTTGCTAACCTCACCAGTAACATTGGATCTATCTACAGCAACCTTCAAGAATATGATCAGGCATTGAGCTACTATTTAAAATCACAACAAACGCTAATAAAATATGGATTAGCGCCAGACCCTTACACCTACGCCCAAATTGCGCGATTAAATACTAGGTTGCGAAAGTTTGACTTAGCTAAACAATATCTTGATAGCGGTCTGCACTATGCAAAAGTTCATAATGATTACGACGAAGAATATTTTATTTACAGATCTCTGGCCTCAATGTTTACCAAACAAGGTCTACTTCAGAAAGCTAAACAGTACCATAAAAAAGCATATGATGGATATGTGAGTATAAATGATATTGACAATGCATTGGACTGTGCTAGATATCTATCAGCTATAGATATAAGGCTTGGCAATTATGAAGAAGCACTTGAAAACTGCGAGAAGCATTTGGCACTCGCCTACTCCTCCAAGAACATGAATGAGATTGCGGCTTTTTCAAAAAAAATCTATGAGATCCTTGTAAAACAAGAAAGGTATAAAGAAGCGATCTACATCCAACAAAGTTATGACGAAGTACAAGATTCAATTGACCGCTCACAAAAAGAGAAAAATAAATACAAGGTACAAATGCGGCTAGAAGCCGAAAAAAGAACAGTAGAAAACGAACTTCTTAAACAGCAAAAAATAACAGATCAAGAAACAATTAGAGCACAAAACACGCTACTTCTTAGTGTTTGTATTGGGCTCATTCTTGTCATAGTTATCTCATTGATCATTTACCGTACCTACATTATAAGCAAGAGATTAAACCTCAAAATACAGGAACAATCCAATAGACTAAAGCAGCTCGATGAGGCCAAATCTAGATTCTTCGCCAACATATCTCATGATCTTCGAACTCCATTAACGCTTATCATGGGTGGAATAGAACAAGTACTAAAAAGTGATGACCTTCTATTAACAGAAAAGGCAGAACGGCAATTGAAAACTGGTCTACTCAATGGAGAAAGAATCATCCATCTAACCAATGAAATCAATGAACTTATCAAATTAGAAGATGGGAAACTCACGCTTCACAAAAAGTATATTGATATTGATAAAATGCTTAAGCTCTTTGTGAAAATGTTTGATTCGATGGCACAATTGAAAGGCATTCACCTTTCCTATTCCAAATCTATTTTTGAAGGTCCATCAGTTCTTCATATAGATCCGTCTCAATTTGAAAAAGTACTTTTCAACCTTATTACTAATGCGCTCAAACATACAAAGGAAGATGATTCTGTAACTGTAGCGCTAAATAAAAAAGGTCATAACTTAATCATTGCAGTTATTGATTCCGGAGAAGGTATCCCCGAACAAAATATCCCTTACATCTTTGAAAGATACTACCAAGCCCCTGACACCACATTTAAAACCCAAGAAGGTTTTGGAATCGGATTGGCTCTTGTAAAAGAAATCATCCAGAAACATGGAGCTAAAATAGAAGTTAAAAGTAAGTTAGGAGAAGGCTCTGAATTTGTAATTAGCATGCCTCAAGAGAACGTATCTGTTGAAGAAATTACCTTTTTACCTGAGCTAGATTTTACTAGTAGAACCAGAGGTCTATTTAAGAAAATTGATGAACCTATAGCCGAGCAAATACCTGTAGTAAATCTCGCAAGAACCTCAGACCAAAAAAGAAAAACTGTTTTGATCGTAGAAGATCATCCGGAAATTCGAGAGTATATCCAAAACATTGTTGAAGTCGATTACAATGTGTTGACAGCTCCCAACGGTCAACGTGCGCTGAAAGTTCTGGACAAGGAAGAAGTTGACCTCATCATCACTGATTTAATGATGCCCTGGTTTGATGGGTTTGAACTTCTTGAAAGATTGAAAGAAAATGATGAACTAAAAAAAATACCTGCGCTTGTATTGTCCGCCAGAACATCCGAAGAAGATAAAACCAAAGTATTGTCTCAAGGCGTGAACGATTTCCTTTGCAAACCATTCAAGCCCGAAGAACTCATTTTAAGAATAGAGAATCTATTAAATCAGAAAGAACTGTGGAACAACAATAATGAAGGAGCACTCTTTATCAATAACCAAGAAACGCTAGATGACATCGAAAAGTCCCTACTTAAGAAGGTAGAGTCTCTGATTTTTGACCGTATCGATGATCCAAATTTATCAGTCAATTGTTTGGCCGATGAAATTGCGGTAAGTGAGCGTAAATTTTACCG
- a CDS encoding alpha/beta hydrolase has product MRSTTAFIIVFLSCFLVALSPKKTYKHTPHDFHMKHEKIIIPSTGGAQLSAWYFPSDLGDQLMIMSHDGVGNMGDYLERVRILVRYGFSVLIYDYRGYGASSGFKINKYQYVYKEFYDDFDAVYNYCEDRFHHELIAYGWGIGAGISVTRGYIKDDIAGIIADEPFVDFTALKTQFKKINAVMTLPEGIENSDYNALNIVKKEPGKNLRGILYIHGSKNFLYTTEDMENLLHSTSHDFKELYQFDVASRMDNFTVNESEYAKQIYAFVLNL; this is encoded by the coding sequence ATGCGTTCAACCACAGCTTTCATCATAGTTTTTCTCTCGTGCTTTTTAGTCGCTCTTTCACCCAAAAAGACGTACAAGCATACACCTCATGACTTTCACATGAAGCACGAAAAAATAATAATTCCATCTACAGGTGGAGCACAGTTAAGCGCTTGGTACTTTCCATCGGATCTTGGTGATCAGCTCATGATCATGAGCCATGATGGCGTTGGGAATATGGGCGACTACCTGGAGCGGGTACGAATTCTTGTCCGCTATGGGTTTAGCGTACTGATTTACGATTACCGCGGTTATGGGGCAAGTAGTGGTTTTAAAATCAACAAGTACCAATATGTTTATAAAGAATTTTATGACGATTTTGATGCGGTTTATAATTACTGTGAAGACAGATTTCATCACGAATTAATCGCCTACGGTTGGGGAATCGGCGCTGGCATATCTGTGACAAGGGGGTACATAAAAGATGACATTGCAGGAATTATTGCTGATGAACCGTTTGTTGATTTTACTGCCTTGAAAACTCAATTCAAAAAAATTAATGCAGTAATGACCTTACCCGAAGGCATCGAAAACAGCGACTACAATGCTTTGAACATTGTGAAGAAAGAACCAGGCAAAAACCTACGAGGCATTTTGTACATTCATGGTTCAAAAAACTTCTTGTATACCACCGAAGACATGGAGAATCTCCTTCATTCGACCTCACATGATTTCAAAGAATTATATCAATTTGATGTGGCCTCTAGAATGGACAATTTTACTGTCAATGAATCGGAATATGCGAAGCAGATTTACGCTTTTGTGTTGAATTTATAG
- a CDS encoding rhomboid family intramembrane serine protease has translation MYTRYRADIIYPLRLTFVIWLVFTFQFYSHIDLGFLGIYPRRIDGLIGIITGPLVHGNTQHILSNTLPLLFLGITMFVFYNRIALWVFANCYILTGILVWFFGRPFYHIGASGLIYGLAFFLISFGLFRKDFRSLAISIVVVILYGGLVYGMLPTVSNISWESHAFGASIGIGLAFMYRNTRSLD, from the coding sequence ATGTATACCAGATACCGGGCTGATATTATTTATCCACTTCGATTGACTTTTGTCATTTGGCTCGTATTTACTTTTCAGTTTTATTCCCATATTGACTTAGGTTTCTTGGGTATATATCCAAGGAGAATTGATGGCCTAATCGGTATAATTACAGGGCCCTTAGTTCACGGAAATACACAACATATCTTATCAAACACACTTCCGTTACTTTTTTTAGGGATTACCATGTTCGTGTTTTACAACCGAATTGCCCTTTGGGTATTTGCTAATTGCTATATCCTTACCGGAATACTGGTTTGGTTTTTCGGTAGGCCATTTTATCATATTGGGGCTAGTGGGTTGATTTATGGATTGGCCTTTTTTCTTATATCTTTTGGCTTGTTTAGAAAGGACTTTCGTTCTTTGGCTATTTCTATAGTTGTTGTGATCTTGTATGGAGGATTGGTTTACGGTATGTTACCAACGGTATCCAACATTTCCTGGGAGTCACATGCATTTGGTGCATCTATCGGAATTGGATTGGCCTTCATGTACAGGAACACTCGAAGCTTGGACTGA